Below is a genomic region from Maridesulfovibrio ferrireducens.
GCCGTTCATTCTTATCTCCCTTTTTCGAAAAAAATTGATCGACTGGGGCAAGGTGGTGCTTATCTCACATTTATGATGAGTTCAAATTTTGTGGTGTGCAGCTTTTATCAGAAAGAAGTATAATAATTTGTCTGTCAGAGTCAGGTCTTTTTTTCATTAGGCAAAAAAATAACCCATTTAAAAAAATGGGTTATTTAAAAAATCTATGTGGTTGCGGGGGCAGGATTTGAACCTACGACCTTCGGGTTATGAGCCCGACGAGCTACCAAACTGCTCCACCCCGCGTCACTGAGAGCATGTCTACAGTTGGACCCTTTCATTGTCAACAGCTATTTACAAAATTATTAAATTTTCTTATCTCATCTTTCGATATGACAAAAAACTATGACATCTCCCTCGTAATCCCCGTTTATAACGAACAGGATAACTTACGAAAACTAATGCAGGAAATTGATTCGGCCCTAGAGCCGCTTAATATTCCATATGAAGTTGTGTTTGTGGATGACGGCAGTAAAGACGCAAGTCTCTCTGTTTTGAATGAAATTTCAAAAACCTATCAAGCTGCCAGATATATTTCATTTGAAGAAAACAGAGGGCAGTCAGCTGCATTTTGTGCAGGTTTTGATGAAGCTCTTGCACCGCGCGTCGCTACAATGGACGCTGACCTTCAAAATGATCCCGCAGATCTTCCGGCTATGTTAGCCCTTTATAACGAAGGATATGACATGGTTATAGGCTGGCGTATGAAGCGCAAGGATGTGTGGATTAAAAGAGTCGGCTCTAAAATTGCTAACGCTATAAGAAATAAACTGACCAAGGAATCGGTTAAAGATACCGGATGTTCCTTAAAAATTATGCGTACTGAAATGGTCCGTACAATTCCCCGTTTTAACGGAATGCACCGTTTTCTGCCTACACTTATGAAGATGCAGGGCGCGAGTGTTTCTGAAATTAAAGTGAATCATCGTCCACGTCATCAAGGTGAATCCAAGTATGGAACTTTGGATCGTGCCATGGCCGGAGGATATGATCTTTTAGGTGTGCGTTGGTTGCAAAGTCGCCAATTTTCTTATTCTGTTAAAGAGCGCAGCGGCGAAAAAGATAATTTATGACATCTCCTCGAAGTGATTCAAAAGTAAAAGCCAAAGCCCTTATTAAAGGGCTTGCAATGCTCGGTGTGCTTGCTTTAGCTGTTTATTTAGTCAGATATGCCGGGCTTTCTGAAGCGCTGGATACTAAGTGGATTGATGAGCATGTCAGCTCGCGCGGAATGACAGGTGTAATTTTATATGTCGGCATAGCCGCGTTCTTTTCTGCCATTGGATTTCCGCGTCAGTTAATTTGTTTTATGGGTGGATACGCCTACGGATTTGCGCTTGGAGCCTTGCTCGGGACCATCGGAACAGGGCTTGGGTGCGCCTGTGCATTTATTTATGCACGACTTGTGGCCCGCTCATTTATTCAAAATAAATTTGGAGCCCGCATTCAAAAAGTGGATGATTTTTTAAGTCGCAGTCCGTTTAATATGGCTCTGACAATTCGCTTTTTCCCGCTGGGGAGCAATGTTATTACAAACCTCCTTGCCGGAGTAACCGGCATTCCCGCGATTCCCTTTATTCTCGGTTCCACAATTGGTTATCTGCCGCAGAATATAGTTTTCGCACTTTTTGGTAGCGGAGTGAATGTTTCTTCGACCACTCAAATGGTTATGGCGGTAATTTTGTTTATTGTTTCAACTTTATTAGGTTTTAAACTTTATAAAAAATACCGTAATCAGGCCGAAGCTATGGTTGAATAAAAATAAACCCCGTCGATTTTATCTGACGGGGTTTATTTTTTTATATTCATTTTTTTTAATTTAAAATTAGAGTCTTAATTTGTCGGGAATTTTATTTTTGATAAAATTATTCCAGATCAGCCAGACTGAAATTGCGACACATATTCCGACAACCCATCCGGCTAACACATCGGTCGGGAAGTGTTTTCCCAGATATAAACGTGAATAGCCCACAGCCAGCGGCAGCAAGATCATCCAAGGTCTCAGCTTACGGAAAAAGAACATACACATCAGCGCAAATGCCATAGAATTGGCGGCATGTGCTGAGGGGTAGGAGTTGCCTTTTTCTTTGAGCGGTTTAAAATCAAGTGGTCTGCGTTGCCACTGTCCGTCTTCTCTAAAATAGGTCAGAGGGAGTGAATTTACAGGGCGGACTCTGCCGATGGTTTTTTTTATCAGCCCTGTGGAGAAATCGGCGACTCCCATAGAGGCAATGATGACCAACATTACAATTAGAATTTTCGGCCCTTTTTTATAAATGCCGTATGCTGTAGCAGCGAGAATAATCACCCATAAAAGAGCTGCGGATGAAATCAGCGGCATTATTTGATCCAGCCAGCTTTTTCTAAAAATCTGGTTGGCAAAAATAAATAATTTCATATCTAAAGGCTGTGTTGCGAAAAACACGTATTTCTCCTGATTGACCGTTTATCTTGGCAAATGAGCTGTTTCCGACTAACATCTTCGCGCGGTAGTTTGTACGTATCGCTTCAGTTGGCAGGTATCAATTAAAACGACAGCCCGCAAGGTTACAGTTTTATTGCTGATTGAGCATGATATTAACGTTTTTATGTTTACTTGTTATATTCCGTAAGGTTATAAGTTAAAAATATGATTAAAATTGCAATAATGCTGCCGCGTTTCAGCCGATACGGTGGAGTAGAGCGCTTTGGATATAATCTCAGTAAGACTTTGGCTGAGCAAGGATACAGTGTCGATTTTATCTGTTCCCGGGCTGAGGAAAAACCTCCGCAGGGTGTAACGGTTATTGGTGTAGGGCGATATGGTTTGTGCCGTGCCGGAAAGTTGTTGTGGTTTATCCTTGCAGCCGAAAAGGTGCGTAGGGATGGAAAATATGATCTTTGCATAAGCCTAGGTAAATCGCTCAATCAGGATATATTGCGCGTTGGCGGCGGTCCTCTTGAATCATTCTGGAAACTTTCACGCCGGGCATGGCCTGCGGGATTCGCTCGTTTATTTAAGATGTTTCGCAGGCGTACCGCTCTCGTAAATATACTTATTAAATATATTGAGAAGCGTCAGGTTCGTTCAGGTTGCCGCATGGTCTGTGTTTCACACCGCGTTAAGGAATGGATGATTGAATCGCATCCTGCCATGAGTGAGCGCGAAATAGATGTGGTTTACAACAAGCCGGACTTGTCTCTTTTCTTCAAACCAACCGAAGATGATAGAATTAAGAGTCGCGCTGAATTTTCTTTAACTGATAATGATGTCGTAATATCAACCGCCACTACTAATTTTGCCTTAAAGGGTGTTTCAAGCCTGATTAAGGTCTTGGCAGAATTGCCGGATAATTATTATTTGCATATAGCCGGGGGCCGTAACCCTGCAAAATATCAGGCTCTGGCAGAAAAACTCGGTGTCGCGAAGCGTGTCCGGTTCTTGGGTAAGGTCACAGATATGCCTGCTTTTTACGGAAGTTCAGATATTTTTGTCCTTCCTTCATACTATGATGCGTGTTCAAATTCGGTGCTTGAAGCTCTGGCTTGTGGTCTGCCTGTTTTAAGTTCCCGCGATAATGGAAGCAGTTACTTTCTGCCGTCCGATAGAGTTTTTGATGATCCGTCAGATTTTATGAAGATTAAAGAGATGATTGTGACGGCATTAGAAGAGCACGATGAAATTCCATTTGAATGGCCTGAAAAAATTCCATGCGGAATTGAGCCATATTTAAAAATGGTAAAAGAAATGGTTTTACAAAAATAAAATTTGCTTATTAATAGGGATTCCAAAGGGGATTATCCCCGTTGGTCCAGCCGAAGGCGAAAGATTTTAAAAAAGGCCCTCAAAATTAATTTTGAGGGCCTTTTGAATTAACAAATATCAGTTGTAAATCTGCTACCAAGTGGAGCGGGTTTTAACCCCTTTTGAAGCCATGTGCTCTTTCAACTGAGGCAGAGTATATTCACCGTAATGAACGATGGAGGCTATAAGGGCTGCGGATGCGCGGCCTTCTGTCACAGCATCAACCATGTGCTGAGGGTGTCCTGCTCCGCCTGATGCGATGACAGGAACGGTTACGCTTTCAGCTATCAGTTTGGTAAGTTCAAGGTCGTATCCGTCTTTTGTTCCGTCTGCGTCAATTGAGTTGAGGCAGATTTCACCGGCTCCGAGAGCTTCACAGGTTTTGGCCCAGTCGAGAGCATCGATGCCCATGAATTTACGTCCGCCGTTGATGACGATTTCAAAACCTGAAGGGATCTGTTCAGTTTTAGGTACTCTTTTAACGTCCATTCCTAAAACAATGCATTGCGATCCGAAAGCTGCCGCGCCCTGACTGATAATGTCGGGATTTTTAACAGCGCCGGAGTTTACGGATACTTTTTCTGCACCGGCCATAAGTACTGCGCGCATATCTTCGACAGAGTTGATTCCTCCGCCGACTGAGAAGGGGATGAATATTTCAGAAGCAACACGTTCTACAACATCCAGAAATATTCCACGTCCTTCAGAC
It encodes:
- a CDS encoding phosphatase PAP2 family protein — translated: MFFATQPLDMKLFIFANQIFRKSWLDQIMPLISSAALLWVIILAATAYGIYKKGPKILIVMLVIIASMGVADFSTGLIKKTIGRVRPVNSLPLTYFREDGQWQRRPLDFKPLKEKGNSYPSAHAANSMAFALMCMFFFRKLRPWMILLPLAVGYSRLYLGKHFPTDVLAGWVVGICVAISVWLIWNNFIKNKIPDKLRL
- a CDS encoding TVP38/TMEM64 family protein codes for the protein MTSPRSDSKVKAKALIKGLAMLGVLALAVYLVRYAGLSEALDTKWIDEHVSSRGMTGVILYVGIAAFFSAIGFPRQLICFMGGYAYGFALGALLGTIGTGLGCACAFIYARLVARSFIQNKFGARIQKVDDFLSRSPFNMALTIRFFPLGSNVITNLLAGVTGIPAIPFILGSTIGYLPQNIVFALFGSGVNVSSTTQMVMAVILFIVSTLLGFKLYKKYRNQAEAMVE
- the hisF gene encoding imidazole glycerol phosphate synthase subunit HisF, encoding MLSKRVIPCLDVRNGILTKGVKFKDNVDIGDPVATAKMYYEQGADEIVFYDITASSEGRGIFLDVVERVASEIFIPFSVGGGINSVEDMRAVLMAGAEKVSVNSGAVKNPDIISQGAAAFGSQCIVLGMDVKRVPKTEQIPSGFEIVINGGRKFMGIDALDWAKTCEALGAGEICLNSIDADGTKDGYDLELTKLIAESVTVPVIASGGAGHPQHMVDAVTEGRASAALIASIVHYGEYTLPQLKEHMASKGVKTRSTW
- a CDS encoding glycosyltransferase family 4 protein, which translates into the protein MIKIAIMLPRFSRYGGVERFGYNLSKTLAEQGYSVDFICSRAEEKPPQGVTVIGVGRYGLCRAGKLLWFILAAEKVRRDGKYDLCISLGKSLNQDILRVGGGPLESFWKLSRRAWPAGFARLFKMFRRRTALVNILIKYIEKRQVRSGCRMVCVSHRVKEWMIESHPAMSEREIDVVYNKPDLSLFFKPTEDDRIKSRAEFSLTDNDVVISTATTNFALKGVSSLIKVLAELPDNYYLHIAGGRNPAKYQALAEKLGVAKRVRFLGKVTDMPAFYGSSDIFVLPSYYDACSNSVLEALACGLPVLSSRDNGSSYFLPSDRVFDDPSDFMKIKEMIVTALEEHDEIPFEWPEKIPCGIEPYLKMVKEMVLQK
- a CDS encoding glycosyltransferase family 2 protein; translated protein: MTKNYDISLVIPVYNEQDNLRKLMQEIDSALEPLNIPYEVVFVDDGSKDASLSVLNEISKTYQAARYISFEENRGQSAAFCAGFDEALAPRVATMDADLQNDPADLPAMLALYNEGYDMVIGWRMKRKDVWIKRVGSKIANAIRNKLTKESVKDTGCSLKIMRTEMVRTIPRFNGMHRFLPTLMKMQGASVSEIKVNHRPRHQGESKYGTLDRAMAGGYDLLGVRWLQSRQFSYSVKERSGEKDNL